The following proteins are co-located in the Alphaproteobacteria bacterium genome:
- a CDS encoding methyltransferase domain-containing protein, protein MNETLSYQLLHLNELKKRIDLRGKCVLEIGGCLPRSHAIEATGASRWIGVDLPDYWQESGDDNPSQSYEAPRFPIGKADDCAGLDYALLLGDAIDLPKGTGPFNAVFSSCAFEHIQGLEERLRAIRNFLAPGGVLLAVAMPIWSSPHGAHLLPIRDNDGKTWQPEELHLPDWHQLLLTPEEMEKHLSERKIPVEIIDKAVDWVHRSPHLNRLFAGDYVQLAESAGYSTCSTFFPEAVGWANRETMQVLEMLYPGKGPFDRAGIMIELWK, encoded by the coding sequence ATGAATGAAACCCTTTCCTACCAACTTCTTCATCTAAATGAGTTGAAGAAGCGCATTGACCTTCGCGGAAAATGCGTTCTTGAAATCGGCGGATGTTTACCTCGTTCGCATGCAATCGAAGCAACCGGCGCCAGCCGTTGGATCGGGGTCGATCTTCCAGACTATTGGCAGGAAAGTGGCGACGACAATCCGTCGCAGAGCTACGAGGCCCCCCGTTTCCCTATCGGAAAGGCGGATGACTGCGCCGGGCTGGATTACGCCCTGTTGTTGGGCGACGCAATCGATCTGCCAAAGGGAACAGGCCCCTTTAATGCAGTGTTCTCAAGCTGCGCTTTCGAGCATATCCAAGGCCTGGAAGAGAGGCTGCGGGCGATAAGGAACTTCCTCGCTCCCGGAGGAGTCCTGCTCGCAGTCGCCATGCCCATTTGGTCTTCGCCTCATGGAGCGCATTTACTGCCCATCCGCGACAATGACGGAAAAACGTGGCAGCCAGAAGAACTTCACTTGCCGGACTGGCATCAGCTTCTTCTTACGCCAGAAGAAATGGAAAAGCATCTTTCTGAACGGAAGATACCAGTTGAGATCATTGACAAAGCTGTGGATTGGGTTCACCGCTCCCCTCATCTTAACCGCCTCTTCGCCGGTGATTACGTTCAATTGGCTGAAAGCGCCGGTTATTCAACGTGCTCCACATTTTTTCCGGAAGCTGTCGGCTGGGCCAACCGGGAAACCATGCAAGTCTTAGAAATGCTTTATCCAGGCAAAGGCCCTTTCGATAGGGCAGGAATTATGATTGAGCTTTGGAAATAA